In a single window of the Acetivibrio clariflavus DSM 19732 genome:
- a CDS encoding DNA translocase FtsK — translation MKKRSKAGKSNIRINRNFFVIQGILIGILLYLTWGSWGKFAFLIVLELAAYFAFVNYLAVKASQKNRKKRTGTRKVYSKVGNKIDESDYYREIRRKNRKNFNWEIQKSSPKRKVIATYNNVREKMEENSEISQKHSNSNETLNESSGVFSRMERKSFVPYRSPFDPIKPKDEQKADAENEIQEAGISNVEEIELKDAGKLEFQDEEENNDLIMMENIDDSLNENANEIHENVSDSINENRETEEEIDATQEENMTTEFPYMQMEYNRRNEIFNSELVYDNSMYDINDENYDDIDDNYSIDDNGDFDAGIDMGVSAGKESFQVNQSPSEYQKRIEVFPKEIQKENNIAVFEDKRTVTPAVSVKQEVSNCKPVQFDRKPLHREEFKPNKEYRPNRDEYKLPVELLNKNEQSDDDGELDDYIEYNAYKLIDTLASFGVGAKILDVSKGPTVTRYEIQPNTGVKVSKILSLADDIALNLAATGVRIEAPIPGKAAVGIEIPNRKNVPVFLRDVIESDMFQNYPSKLAFAIGKDIAGNVVVGDIAKMPHLLIAGATGSGKSVCINTLIVSLLYKASPKDVRLLMVDPKVVELGIYNGIPHLLIPVVTEPKKAAGALNWAVMEMTNRYKLFAENNVRDLNSYNELVKERGEGETLPHIVIIIDELADLMMVAPNEVEDSICRLAQMARAAGMHLVIATQRPSVNVITGVIKANIPSRISFAVSSQIDSRTILDMAGAEKLLGRGDMLFYPLGQPKPIRVQGSFISDREVDRIVTHIKSLQSAEYDEEILKKIDNQNETQKPDNGEDDELLPQAIEMVLEMGQASATLIQRKFKVGYARAARILDQMESWGVVSASDGSKPRQILITKQEWDELNA, via the coding sequence ATGAAGAAACGTTCAAAAGCAGGAAAAAGCAATATTAGAATCAATCGCAACTTTTTTGTAATTCAGGGTATCTTGATAGGCATTTTGCTGTACCTGACATGGGGGTCATGGGGAAAATTTGCTTTTTTGATAGTTTTAGAATTAGCTGCTTATTTTGCTTTTGTAAATTATTTAGCGGTTAAAGCAAGTCAGAAAAACAGGAAGAAAAGGACAGGAACAAGAAAAGTTTACAGCAAGGTTGGAAATAAAATAGATGAATCGGATTATTACAGAGAAATAAGAAGAAAGAACAGAAAAAATTTTAATTGGGAAATTCAAAAGAGCAGTCCGAAGAGGAAAGTTATTGCTACTTATAACAATGTCAGAGAAAAAATGGAAGAGAATTCCGAAATATCCCAAAAACACAGTAATTCAAATGAAACTTTAAATGAATCCTCCGGAGTTTTTTCAAGGATGGAAAGAAAGAGCTTTGTACCTTATCGTTCACCTTTTGACCCCATTAAACCGAAGGATGAGCAAAAGGCGGATGCAGAAAATGAAATTCAGGAGGCTGGCATATCGAATGTGGAAGAAATTGAACTTAAAGATGCCGGAAAACTTGAATTTCAGGATGAGGAAGAGAACAACGATTTAATCATGATGGAGAATATCGATGATAGTTTAAATGAGAATGCCAATGAAATACATGAGAATGTTAGTGATAGTATAAACGAGAATAGGGAAACGGAAGAGGAAATTGATGCGACACAGGAAGAAAATATGACTACAGAGTTTCCTTACATGCAGATGGAGTATAACAGACGGAATGAAATCTTTAATTCAGAGCTTGTTTACGATAACAGCATGTATGACATTAATGATGAAAATTATGATGACATTGATGATAATTACAGTATTGATGACAATGGTGACTTTGATGCCGGTATTGATATGGGTGTATCGGCAGGAAAAGAGAGCTTTCAGGTAAATCAATCACCATCGGAATATCAAAAAAGGATAGAAGTATTCCCGAAAGAGATACAGAAGGAAAACAATATAGCCGTATTTGAAGATAAGAGAACCGTCACTCCGGCTGTATCGGTCAAGCAGGAGGTAAGTAATTGCAAACCGGTTCAGTTTGACAGGAAGCCTTTGCATAGAGAAGAATTTAAGCCAAATAAGGAATATAGGCCAAATAGGGATGAATACAAGCTGCCTGTGGAACTTTTAAATAAAAATGAACAATCGGATGATGACGGAGAATTGGATGATTATATCGAATATAATGCCTATAAACTGATTGATACCCTGGCAAGTTTCGGAGTCGGCGCTAAAATTCTGGATGTGAGCAAAGGACCAACGGTTACTCGTTATGAGATTCAGCCCAACACAGGAGTTAAAGTAAGTAAAATACTGAGTCTGGCTGATGATATTGCACTTAATCTTGCAGCTACCGGCGTAAGAATAGAAGCACCGATTCCCGGTAAAGCAGCTGTAGGTATAGAAATACCCAATAGAAAAAATGTGCCTGTTTTCCTGAGGGATGTTATTGAGTCGGATATGTTTCAAAATTATCCCTCCAAGCTGGCTTTTGCAATAGGAAAAGATATTGCAGGAAATGTTGTGGTGGGGGATATTGCAAAAATGCCGCACCTTTTAATTGCCGGCGCTACCGGCTCGGGGAAGAGTGTATGTATTAATACTCTGATTGTAAGCCTCTTGTACAAGGCATCCCCTAAGGATGTACGCCTTCTCATGGTGGATCCGAAAGTGGTGGAACTGGGTATCTACAACGGAATTCCGCACCTTCTCATACCTGTGGTAACCGAGCCGAAAAAAGCTGCAGGGGCACTCAACTGGGCGGTAATGGAAATGACAAACCGTTATAAGCTCTTTGCCGAAAACAATGTAAGGGATTTAAACAGCTATAATGAACTGGTAAAGGAAAGGGGAGAAGGGGAAACTCTTCCTCATATAGTTATAATAATTGATGAGTTGGCAGATCTTATGATGGTAGCACCAAATGAAGTGGAAGATTCCATTTGCAGACTGGCTCAAATGGCAAGGGCGGCAGGAATGCATCTGGTAATTGCAACGCAGAGGCCGTCGGTCAATGTCATTACCGGTGTAATAAAGGCCAATATTCCTTCGAGAATTTCCTTTGCTGTTTCCTCGCAGATTGACTCGAGGACAATACTGGATATGGCAGGAGCGGAAAAGCTTTTGGGCAGGGGTGACATGCTGTTTTATCCACTGGGCCAGCCAAAACCCATTCGAGTTCAGGGTAGCTTTATATCCGACAGGGAAGTGGACAGAATTGTAACACATATAAAGTCACTTCAAAGTGCCGAATATGACGAAGAGATATTGAAGAAAATAGATAATCAGAATGAGACACAAAAGCCTGATAACGGTGAAGATGACGAATTACTTCCCCAGGCCATAGAAATGGTTCTTGAAATGGGACAGGCTTCGGCAACATTGATACAGAGAAAATTTAAAGTAGGATATGCAAGGGCCGCAAGGATTTTGGACCAAATGGAATCATGGGGCGTGGTTAGTGCGTCGGATGGCAGCAAACCGAGGCAGATACTGATAACAAAACAGGAATGGGACGAATTGAATGCATAA
- a CDS encoding endo-1,4-beta-xylanase, with protein MHSSKLKNLAKIISITFLFSLFALNNVQAQTVTSNQTGTHGGYNYEYWKDSGNGTMILKDGGSFSCSWDNINNILFRKGIKYNETQTHQELGYITMEYACDYRPNGNSYLAVYGWTSNPLVEYYIIESWGTWKPPGNVGSKGTITVDGGTYDIFETTRYNQPSIKGNTTFQQYWSVRQQKRTSGTISITEHFNAWERLGMRMGKMYEVSLVVEGYQSSGQADVTYMSIKVGNSPNSTSQPYYPQPTNSNNSNNSNNNQTSGQPLRVLTKQLRERGREFYIGCAVPSYFSAADQEIVKREFDIITCENDMKIGTISPNQNQFNFSGGDRIVQFAKENDMKVHGHTFVWHKYNPWWVDGTKSMMESYINTVATHYKGDIYVWDVVNEAFHRDGSYRINAIGTNGQDGASIYGQKQGTKYIEDAFIAARKADPNAKLIYNDYDLMMRDVKFEAVYQMVKDFKSRNIPIDGVGFQAHLGPDFTEERARAFGQKMQSLAALGVESYVTEMDVGCQDTSQAGLQKQADVFRWITEECIKQPYCRALQVWGIRDSQSWRINPESPEDRAIAPLIFDDNGQKKPAYYAIQQVLEDALNSQILPQIVEGDTNGDGEFNSIDYATLKQILLGINTENRYIYWEQASDLDKNGTVDSIDYALMKMRLLGIK; from the coding sequence ATGCACAGTAGCAAACTAAAAAATCTGGCCAAAATAATAAGCATTACTTTCCTGTTCTCCTTATTTGCATTAAATAATGTGCAGGCACAAACAGTAACATCAAATCAAACCGGTACTCATGGCGGCTATAACTATGAATACTGGAAGGACAGCGGAAACGGAACCATGATTCTGAAAGACGGAGGTTCTTTTAGCTGTTCATGGGATAATATCAATAACATATTATTCCGAAAAGGCATTAAATACAATGAGACCCAAACACACCAGGAGCTCGGATACATAACAATGGAATATGCCTGCGACTACCGGCCCAACGGAAACTCATATCTGGCTGTTTACGGTTGGACGAGCAATCCCCTGGTAGAGTATTACATCATCGAGAGCTGGGGTACCTGGAAGCCGCCCGGAAATGTAGGATCAAAGGGTACCATTACAGTGGACGGCGGTACATACGACATATTTGAAACCACAAGGTACAACCAACCTTCCATTAAGGGCAATACAACCTTCCAGCAGTATTGGAGTGTACGCCAGCAGAAACGCACCAGCGGAACCATATCCATCACCGAACACTTTAATGCCTGGGAAAGATTAGGCATGAGGATGGGCAAGATGTATGAAGTCTCCCTTGTTGTGGAAGGATACCAAAGCAGCGGTCAGGCCGACGTGACATATATGTCCATTAAAGTAGGCAATTCGCCAAATTCGACTTCCCAGCCATACTACCCTCAACCTACCAATTCCAATAATTCGAACAACTCCAATAATAATCAAACTTCCGGACAGCCGCTTCGCGTACTTACAAAGCAATTAAGGGAAAGAGGCAGAGAGTTTTATATAGGCTGTGCAGTTCCTTCCTATTTCAGTGCTGCAGACCAGGAAATTGTCAAGAGAGAATTTGATATTATCACCTGCGAAAACGATATGAAAATCGGTACCATATCCCCCAACCAAAATCAGTTCAATTTCAGCGGCGGAGACAGAATAGTACAATTCGCCAAAGAAAACGATATGAAAGTACACGGCCACACCTTCGTATGGCACAAATACAATCCATGGTGGGTGGACGGTACCAAGAGCATGATGGAAAGCTATATAAATACCGTAGCTACCCATTATAAAGGTGACATCTATGTATGGGATGTAGTTAACGAAGCCTTCCACCGGGACGGCTCTTACCGAATAAATGCCATCGGAACCAATGGTCAGGACGGAGCCTCAATATACGGTCAGAAACAGGGTACAAAATATATTGAAGATGCCTTTATTGCCGCACGTAAAGCTGATCCTAATGCCAAGCTGATTTACAACGATTATGACTTAATGATGAGAGATGTAAAATTTGAAGCTGTTTATCAAATGGTTAAAGATTTCAAAAGCCGCAATATACCTATTGATGGTGTAGGTTTCCAAGCCCATTTGGGACCTGACTTCACTGAAGAACGTGCAAGAGCCTTCGGTCAGAAAATGCAAAGTCTGGCAGCCTTAGGTGTTGAATCCTATGTTACTGAAATGGATGTTGGCTGTCAGGATACATCACAAGCTGGCTTACAGAAACAAGCAGATGTCTTCCGATGGATTACCGAAGAATGTATAAAGCAGCCTTATTGCAGAGCTTTGCAGGTATGGGGTATAAGAGACAGCCAATCATGGCGTATAAATCCCGAATCTCCTGAAGACAGGGCAATAGCACCACTGATTTTTGATGACAACGGTCAGAAAAAACCTGCATACTACGCTATACAGCAAGTTTTGGAAGATGCTTTGAATTCTCAGATACTTCCGCAAATTGTTGAAGGCGACACAAACGGTGACGGAGAATTTAACTCCATTGATTATGCAACCTTAAAACAGATCCTGTTAGGTATAAACACCGAAAACAGGTATATATACTGGGAGCAGGCTTCCGATTTAGACAAGAACGGAACAGTAGATTCAATAGATTATGCCTTGATGAAAATGAGACTTCTCGGAATAAAATAA
- a CDS encoding IS1182 family transposase — MPLNNLTHKDYTIRGDFYQLKLPLNIEYMIPNDDSVRLLGQIVEEMDLTELYKTYSRIRKKQATPTQMLKVMLYGYMNNCYTTRKIESACKRDINFMYLLEGSPAPDYTTIARFRSLHFAPVSENLMAQFTEILAECGELSMKNLFVDGTKIEASSNKYTFVWKGSVTKNQRKLMDKIPAFFKKAEEDYGFKIVYGDKIKMYHLKKLRRKLCKIKKDEDIEFVYGIGKRKSPLQKTLEQLDEYISRLKKYNKHLHTMGERNSFSKTDPDATFMRMKEDAMKNGQLKPGYNIQFGVDAEYIVWISAGPQPTDTTTLIPFLNSIKSHLRYTYKNIVADSGYESEENYVYLDENNQRAFIKPSNYEISRTRKYKADISIKENMIYDKEKDIYICSNGKRLVVTGIKFSKSKTGYISKKTCYTCEDCSECTFKSKCIKGNSKKPLEERTKRLEVSKLFQQKREEALERILSEEGIELRINRSIQVEGVIGEIKQDMGFRRFLCRGKKNILAECILLALAHNVNKLHNKIQSQRCATYLHPIKTA, encoded by the coding sequence ATGCCACTAAATAATTTAACACATAAAGATTATACCATTCGCGGTGATTTCTATCAATTAAAATTACCGTTAAATATTGAGTACATGATACCTAATGATGATTCTGTCAGGTTGCTGGGTCAGATAGTGGAGGAGATGGATTTAACAGAATTATATAAGACCTATTCCCGTATAAGGAAAAAACAAGCAACCCCAACACAGATGCTGAAGGTCATGCTCTACGGATATATGAATAATTGTTATACTACTCGAAAAATTGAAAGTGCTTGTAAGAGAGATATCAACTTTATGTACCTTCTTGAAGGGTCTCCTGCTCCAGATTATACAACAATAGCGAGATTTCGGAGCCTTCATTTTGCACCTGTTTCAGAAAATCTTATGGCACAATTTACTGAAATACTTGCTGAATGTGGAGAACTTTCAATGAAGAATCTTTTTGTTGATGGGACAAAAATTGAAGCTTCTTCAAACAAATATACTTTTGTCTGGAAAGGTTCTGTTACTAAAAATCAGCGAAAACTTATGGATAAGATTCCTGCATTTTTTAAGAAAGCAGAAGAAGATTACGGATTTAAAATTGTATATGGAGATAAAATCAAAATGTATCATCTAAAAAAGCTTAGGCGTAAACTATGCAAAATAAAAAAGGATGAAGATATCGAATTTGTCTATGGAATAGGAAAAAGAAAATCTCCTCTCCAAAAAACATTGGAACAGCTGGATGAATACATATCAAGACTTAAGAAATATAATAAGCATTTACATACCATGGGAGAGAGAAATAGTTTTTCAAAAACAGACCCTGATGCAACCTTCATGAGAATGAAAGAAGATGCTATGAAGAATGGGCAATTAAAACCTGGTTACAATATTCAGTTTGGAGTAGATGCTGAATACATAGTATGGATAAGTGCTGGTCCTCAGCCTACAGATACAACCACTCTAATACCATTCTTAAACAGTATCAAAAGTCATTTGAGGTATACTTACAAAAATATAGTTGCTGATTCAGGGTATGAAAGTGAGGAAAATTACGTTTATCTTGATGAAAACAACCAACGTGCCTTTATTAAACCATCCAATTATGAAATTAGTAGGACACGTAAGTATAAAGCAGATATTAGCATAAAGGAAAATATGATATATGACAAAGAAAAGGATATTTACATATGTAGTAACGGAAAAAGGCTTGTAGTAACAGGAATAAAGTTCAGTAAAAGCAAAACAGGATATATAAGTAAGAAAACCTGCTACACATGTGAAGATTGTAGTGAATGTACTTTCAAATCAAAATGCATTAAGGGAAACAGCAAAAAACCGCTGGAAGAACGGACTAAACGTCTTGAGGTATCTAAATTATTCCAGCAAAAACGTGAGGAAGCCTTAGAAAGAATCCTCAGTGAAGAAGGAATCGAACTCAGAATAAATCGGAGTATTCAGGTCGAAGGGGTTATTGGAGAAATAAAACAAGATATGGGATTCAGACGTTTCTTGTGTAGAGGCAAAAAGAACATCTTAGCAGAATGCATTCTTCTTGCTTTAGCACATAATGTAAACAAACTGCATAACAAAATTCAATCACAACGATGTGCCACGTATTTACATCCAATAAAGACAGCATAA
- a CDS encoding carbohydrate ABC transporter permease has protein sequence MYIRFRNKRYKLGDVAFHFFNTIILLFLVVVTIYPFLNTLAISFNDGLDSVRGGIYIWPRKFSLQNYRAVFISGTVVNAFFVSVARTVITVALNVFLTGMLAYCLSRKEYIFNKFITVMIVITMYFNAGLIPNFLLIKKLGLYGSFWVYVIPCLISGFNVIVVRTYISSIPESLVESARLDGAGDFKIFLRIIFPLCKPSLAVIAMFVAIFQWNNWFDTYLYCSSKQSLSTLSYELQKLLASSFSQSQSTQAVTSGLGAELASGMVTPIAMQAAITIVAMVPIICVYPFVQRYFVTGLNVGGVKE, from the coding sequence ATGTATATTAGATTTAGAAATAAAAGGTATAAACTTGGCGATGTAGCGTTTCACTTTTTTAACACAATTATTTTGCTATTTCTCGTAGTAGTTACCATTTATCCTTTTTTGAATACTTTGGCTATTTCTTTTAACGACGGTCTGGATTCGGTCAGGGGCGGCATATATATCTGGCCAAGAAAATTTTCTCTGCAAAATTACAGAGCAGTATTTATATCCGGTACTGTTGTTAATGCCTTTTTTGTGTCGGTTGCAAGAACAGTAATAACTGTTGCACTGAATGTCTTTTTAACAGGTATGTTGGCATATTGTTTGAGCAGAAAAGAGTATATTTTTAATAAATTTATTACGGTTATGATTGTTATAACCATGTATTTCAACGCAGGTTTAATACCTAACTTTTTATTGATAAAGAAACTTGGTCTTTATGGAAGTTTTTGGGTATATGTTATCCCTTGTTTGATTTCCGGATTTAATGTTATTGTGGTTAGAACTTATATTTCAAGTATTCCGGAAAGTTTGGTTGAATCGGCAAGGCTTGACGGTGCGGGAGACTTTAAAATATTCCTGAGGATTATTTTCCCGTTGTGTAAGCCATCTTTAGCTGTTATTGCAATGTTTGTTGCCATCTTCCAGTGGAATAACTGGTTTGATACGTATTTGTATTGTTCTTCAAAACAGAGTTTGAGTACTTTGTCCTATGAACTTCAAAAGCTTTTGGCTTCATCCTTTTCACAGAGCCAATCTACACAAGCTGTTACCAGTGGATTAGGTGCTGAGCTGGCAAGCGGAATGGTTACTCCGATAGCTATGCAAGCTGCGATAACCATAGTGGCGATGGTGCCGATAATTTGTGTTTATCCGTTTGTTCAACGCTACTTTGTAACCGGTCTTAATGTTGGTGGCGTAAAAGAATAA
- a CDS encoding ABC transporter permease → MESISLALNKRPQKKYKKNSLWRTIVRQRQLIFMSFPLLIYVFIFSYVPLVGWVMAFQNFRPGPGRSIFNQKWVGFENFEFLFTDESFLRVLRNTIGMSLINIVFSFLTAITLALLLNEVKNIVFKKTVQTISYLPYFISWVIACGIISQALSAENGIVNVVLMKLHLIDQPVSWLGKGNLFWLIFGLGNIWKNVGFNAIIYLGAMTAIDPNLYEAAEIDGAGRFRKMWHITLPGLKSTIIVLLIMNIASVLNVGFEFQYLLGNGLNIEWSETIDVFTLKYGISKGNYSLATAAGMFKTVVSVVLLFLANWFAKLLGEERLI, encoded by the coding sequence ATGGAGAGTATTTCCTTAGCGTTGAATAAGAGACCGCAAAAAAAGTATAAGAAGAATAGTTTGTGGAGGACTATTGTTAGACAAAGACAGCTTATATTTATGTCCTTTCCACTTCTTATATACGTTTTTATATTCAGCTATGTGCCTCTTGTAGGATGGGTAATGGCTTTTCAGAATTTTAGACCTGGGCCAGGAAGAAGTATTTTTAATCAAAAATGGGTTGGGTTTGAAAATTTTGAGTTTCTGTTTACTGATGAAAGTTTTCTTAGAGTACTTAGAAATACTATAGGCATGAGTCTTATTAATATAGTTTTTTCCTTTCTGACAGCAATAACTTTGGCTCTTTTGCTTAATGAAGTCAAAAATATTGTATTTAAAAAGACTGTTCAGACTATTTCGTATTTACCCTACTTTATTTCTTGGGTTATAGCTTGCGGTATTATATCTCAAGCTCTTTCAGCCGAAAACGGTATTGTAAACGTTGTATTGATGAAATTACATTTAATAGACCAGCCGGTATCCTGGTTGGGAAAAGGTAACTTATTCTGGCTGATTTTTGGTTTGGGTAACATATGGAAAAATGTTGGCTTCAATGCAATTATTTATTTAGGTGCAATGACAGCTATAGATCCAAATTTGTATGAAGCAGCTGAAATTGACGGTGCAGGAAGATTTAGAAAAATGTGGCATATTACCCTTCCGGGTTTAAAATCGACAATTATAGTTCTGTTAATTATGAACATAGCAAGTGTATTGAATGTTGGATTTGAATTCCAGTACCTCTTAGGAAACGGATTAAATATTGAGTGGTCGGAAACTATTGATGTATTTACACTTAAATACGGAATTTCAAAAGGTAACTATTCGCTTGCTACTGCAGCGGGTATGTTTAAAACTGTTGTCAGTGTAGTATTGCTATTCCTGGCAAACTGGTTTGCTAAGTTACTTGGAGAAGAAAGACTTATTTAA
- a CDS encoding extracellular solute-binding protein, which translates to MTRKKLFSSGIAVLLSLSMCLSLAGCKKGSGDQTDPSQTGSSNTGPFTIKVYNAMASTAPAKDNKIYKLIEEKLGVKFEFEFLVGEAKEKAGVMIAGGEYPDLLGLLGDQSGLQEFIDAEALIPLEDYINKYPNLKKHYGPIMNQIKDQKSGHVYVMPNYGVISGKYYQNESFGPAFWIQAAVLKEFGYPKITTLDEWFDIIQQYMKKYPEINGQKTIGFTILTDTSRDWPLRNAPAQLSGHPNDGGVIVDDNVARIYAHLDISKRYYKKLNEMYNAGVIDPECFTSNYDTYISKISSGRVLGLYDQRWNFQMGYNSIIDQKMYERQYVPVPVVFDDSYEQWYLTYPNINVNSGYAITTSCKDPDRVMQVLDTLLSEEWQKILQWGIEGEDYHVDENGRFYRTPEQRERAKSEEWKLSNYAEALLQFCPKLEGSYSDGNATNPGQQPEEYFESLDDVAKEVYTAYNVKTQGELFGFPPENPVYFPAYTISIPVGSDAQIVDQKLKDYAFQYLPKIISAKPSEFEGLWQKYVEQINKLDIAALEKVYNDGIQQRIQEYSN; encoded by the coding sequence ATGACTAGGAAAAAGTTGTTTTCAAGCGGTATTGCAGTCTTGCTTAGCTTATCGATGTGTTTAAGTTTAGCAGGATGTAAGAAAGGTTCCGGAGATCAAACAGACCCTTCTCAAACAGGCAGTTCTAACACAGGACCCTTCACGATTAAAGTCTACAACGCAATGGCCAGTACTGCACCAGCAAAGGATAACAAGATTTACAAACTTATCGAAGAAAAACTTGGCGTAAAATTTGAGTTTGAATTTCTTGTTGGTGAGGCTAAGGAAAAAGCTGGAGTTATGATTGCCGGCGGAGAATATCCAGATTTGTTAGGTCTTTTGGGGGATCAATCCGGATTACAGGAATTCATTGACGCAGAAGCTCTTATTCCGCTAGAAGATTACATTAACAAGTATCCAAATCTGAAGAAACACTATGGACCAATCATGAATCAAATCAAAGATCAGAAAAGCGGACATGTTTATGTAATGCCAAACTACGGTGTAATATCCGGAAAGTATTATCAGAATGAATCCTTTGGTCCTGCATTCTGGATTCAGGCTGCAGTACTTAAAGAATTTGGTTATCCTAAGATTACCACCCTTGATGAATGGTTTGACATTATTCAACAGTATATGAAGAAATATCCTGAAATAAATGGACAGAAAACTATTGGATTTACAATTCTTACTGATACAAGCAGAGACTGGCCTCTTAGAAATGCACCTGCTCAGTTGAGCGGTCACCCGAATGACGGTGGAGTTATAGTTGATGATAATGTTGCAAGAATTTACGCTCATTTGGATATATCCAAGAGGTATTACAAAAAGTTAAATGAAATGTATAATGCCGGTGTAATTGATCCGGAATGCTTTACATCCAACTATGATACTTATATTTCAAAGATATCCAGCGGTAGAGTATTAGGTTTGTATGATCAGCGCTGGAATTTCCAAATGGGTTACAACTCTATAATAGATCAGAAAATGTATGAAAGACAATATGTACCGGTACCGGTAGTATTTGATGACAGTTATGAACAATGGTACCTGACTTATCCGAATATTAACGTAAACAGCGGTTATGCAATAACTACAAGCTGTAAAGATCCGGACAGAGTAATGCAAGTTTTGGATACCCTTCTCAGTGAAGAATGGCAGAAGATTTTACAATGGGGTATTGAAGGTGAAGACTATCATGTAGATGAAAACGGAAGATTCTACAGAACACCTGAACAAAGAGAAAGAGCTAAGAGTGAAGAATGGAAATTATCAAATTATGCTGAAGCATTGCTCCAATTCTGTCCTAAACTTGAAGGTTCATACAGTGACGGAAATGCAACTAACCCGGGTCAGCAACCGGAAGAATATTTCGAATCACTTGACGATGTTGCAAAAGAAGTATACACTGCTTATAATGTGAAGACACAAGGTGAATTGTTTGGCTTCCCACCTGAAAATCCGGTATACTTCCCGGCATATACAATATCAATACCTGTAGGATCTGATGCTCAAATTGTTGATCAGAAGTTGAAAGACTATGCTTTCCAATATCTGCCGAAGATTATTTCTGCTAAACCTAGTGAATTCGAAGGATTGTGGCAGAAATATGTTGAGCAGATTAACAAGCTTGATATTGCAGCTCTTGAAAAAGTATACAATGATGGTATACAGCAGAGGATTCAGGAGTATTCCAATTAA
- a CDS encoding nucleotidyltransferase domain-containing protein encodes MDLSSRYFISLLSSFIKDATPVKPGCIGEDKEKDDSGHDNVDWGKIYKLASIHSLGGAVYLAVQKLDEADKPEADILNKLKSEFFYATYRFEEQEREYRKIVELLNREKIKHLFFKGVIVRDYYPVKQVRTQGDIDFLIYPEDRKKVEKIFTDLGYRNFSTKWHDKFKKGKIVFEGHDNLVNTEINSKVDYSAYFANAWEYAKPKEYGYTYELDMNYHLAFLITHIAKHFYEKGAGVRLILDIAVILNKYGEELDFQKIWKHLENIKLDLFAKHIFALCERWFGVKAPGMYFEMDESTYSYISKYILEGGTFGYSNDNIAISALRKEYEKTGSFEHIKIKAMLKKIFLSFDIMREIYPILKKHPYLLVFAWIHRGIKCIVIKRKRTFRIIKGIREFSEEGKNTYIMMKKIGL; translated from the coding sequence ATGGATTTAAGCAGCAGATATTTTATATCGTTGCTATCTTCATTCATCAAAGATGCAACACCTGTAAAGCCGGGGTGTATAGGGGAAGACAAAGAGAAAGATGACAGCGGACACGATAATGTGGACTGGGGAAAAATATATAAGCTGGCAAGTATTCATTCCCTGGGTGGTGCTGTTTATTTGGCTGTTCAGAAACTGGATGAAGCCGATAAACCTGAAGCCGATATTCTAAATAAATTAAAATCGGAATTTTTTTATGCCACTTACAGATTTGAGGAACAGGAAAGAGAGTATCGCAAAATTGTTGAGCTTTTGAACAGGGAAAAGATTAAGCACCTTTTCTTTAAAGGCGTAATTGTTCGGGACTATTATCCTGTTAAGCAGGTTAGAACCCAGGGAGATATTGATTTTCTTATATACCCTGAAGACCGAAAAAAAGTTGAAAAAATTTTTACCGATCTTGGGTATAGGAATTTTTCTACCAAGTGGCATGATAAATTTAAGAAGGGGAAAATAGTATTCGAAGGCCATGATAATCTGGTGAATACTGAAATAAATTCAAAAGTTGACTACTCTGCATATTTCGCGAATGCCTGGGAATATGCAAAACCGAAAGAGTACGGTTATACATACGAACTGGATATGAATTATCATCTGGCATTTTTAATTACTCACATAGCAAAACATTTTTATGAAAAAGGTGCGGGAGTTCGTCTGATTTTAGATATTGCAGTTATTTTAAACAAATATGGCGAAGAATTGGATTTTCAGAAAATATGGAAGCATTTAGAGAATATTAAATTGGATTTGTTTGCAAAGCATATTTTTGCATTGTGTGAAAGATGGTTCGGTGTTAAAGCTCCGGGGATGTATTTCGAGATGGATGAGTCAACTTATAGTTACATATCCAAATATATTTTGGAGGGCGGAACATTTGGATATTCAAACGATAATATTGCCATCAGTGCTTTGAGAAAAGAATACGAAAAAACTGGAAGTTTCGAACACATAAAAATTAAAGCTATGTTAAAAAAAATATTCCTAAGTTTTGATATTATGAGAGAAATATATCCTATACTGAAAAAACACCCCTATTTATTAGTATTTGCATGGATTCACAGAGGAATCAAATGCATTGTAATAAAGCGAAAACGTACGTTCAGAATTATAAAAGGGATACGGGAATTTTCGGAAGAAGGGAAGAATACTTATATAATGATGAAAAAAATCGGCTTATAA